The Gammaproteobacteria bacterium genome window below encodes:
- a CDS encoding cold shock domain-containing protein, which produces MSKGTVKWFNAAKGYGFITPEDGGKDLFVHHSEIKSGDDYATLNDGQAVEFEVGQGQKGPCANNVVPI; this is translated from the coding sequence ATGAGTAAAGGTACCGTGAAGTGGTTCAATGCAGCCAAGGGCTATGGTTTTATTACACCTGAAGATGGCGGCAAGGATCTTTTCGTGCATCATTCCGAAATCAAAAGTGGTGACGACTATGCAACCCTGAACGACGGCCAGGCGGTCGAGTTCGAGGTAGGCCAGGGCCAGAAAGGACCCTGTGCAAATAATGTTGTTCCGATCTAG
- a CDS encoding aromatic ring-hydroxylating dioxygenase subunit alpha, which produces MQPSKSDFNAVTTESGLASGLPNHAYTSEDFFRMEQEQLFARTWTCIGNGCNIPEPGDLQPIGFLGQPLVMLRNRQGAVKVFHNVCSHRGNELVWQACSVKRTIQCPYHGWAYDLDGRLLATPNVGGSGVHSIDDLDRNEHGLCEARSAVWMDLVFVNLSADAPDFETFIAPLQQRIDKLLLREKFTALKPAANHGSYTIDFAGNWKLCIENNLESYHLPTVHPDLNAVSKLEDHYHFYGDDLFAGQGTLRYDHEKTNLAAFPVFDGWSDMVAEYPTLYPNVFLGFQADHFWTRYVQPVSAERSLDHLQIYYLGDAADSPEFEAARAHRLEVWAKVFNEDIGVVEGMQRGRHSSAFSGGVFTPIMDKPSHHFAKWVARQLTSDVL; this is translated from the coding sequence ATGCAACCTTCCAAATCTGACTTTAACGCAGTCACGACGGAATCCGGGCTGGCGAGTGGCCTGCCCAACCACGCCTATACGAGCGAAGATTTTTTCCGCATGGAGCAGGAACAATTGTTCGCCAGAACCTGGACCTGCATCGGTAACGGCTGCAACATTCCTGAACCTGGGGATTTACAACCAATCGGATTTCTTGGGCAGCCGCTGGTGATGTTGCGCAATCGGCAAGGCGCAGTAAAGGTTTTTCATAACGTTTGCAGTCATCGCGGTAACGAGCTGGTCTGGCAGGCATGTTCGGTCAAACGGACGATTCAATGCCCCTACCACGGCTGGGCTTACGATCTTGACGGGCGCTTACTGGCCACGCCGAATGTCGGCGGCAGTGGCGTCCACTCTATCGATGACCTAGACAGGAATGAGCACGGTCTGTGCGAAGCCCGCTCGGCGGTCTGGATGGACCTGGTCTTCGTAAATCTTTCGGCAGATGCGCCCGATTTCGAAACCTTTATCGCCCCGCTGCAACAGCGCATTGACAAGCTGTTACTGAGAGAAAAGTTTACCGCTCTCAAACCTGCCGCAAACCATGGTAGCTACACCATCGATTTTGCCGGCAACTGGAAACTGTGCATCGAAAACAACCTCGAGAGCTACCACCTGCCCACGGTGCACCCGGATTTGAACGCGGTATCGAAGCTCGAAGATCACTACCACTTTTACGGTGACGATCTATTTGCCGGTCAGGGTACACTGCGGTATGACCACGAAAAAACCAACCTCGCTGCCTTCCCGGTGTTTGACGGCTGGTCGGACATGGTCGCCGAGTATCCCACGCTTTACCCCAACGTGTTTCTCGGATTTCAGGCTGATCATTTCTGGACGCGCTACGTGCAGCCGGTATCCGCCGAGCGTTCGCTCGATCATTTGCAGATTTACTACCTTGGTGACGCAGCGGATAGCCCCGAATTCGAAGCAGCGCGGGCGCACCGGCTCGAGGTCTGGGCCAAGGTATTCAACGAAGACATCGGCGTGGTCGAAGGCATGCAACGCGGTCGCCACTCGAGTGCCTTTAGCGGCGGCGTGTTCACGCCCATCATGGACAAGCCATCGCATCATTTCGCAAAATGGGTTGCCCGGCAATTGACCAGTGATGTCCTCTAG
- a CDS encoding UxaA family hydrolase, whose amino-acid sequence MSQDLSTATFSGYRRENGRVGVRNHVIVLPVDDLSNAACEAVANNITGAMALPHPYGRLQFGEDLELHFRTLIGTGANPNVAAVVVIGIENGWTQKVVEGIAATGKPVTGFGIEQHGDHETIMEASKVAKEYVQWASELTREEAPLSELWVSTKCGESDTTSGCGSNPTVGNAFDKLYPHGATLLFGETSEITGGEHLVAERCRNDEVRERFMFMFNRYQDLIERFKTSDLSDSQPTKGNIEGGLTTIEEKALGNIQKIGKECLVDGVLDKAEAPTGPGLWFMDSSSAAAEMVTLSAAAGYVVHFFPTGQGNIIGNPILPVIKICANPRTVRTMSEHVDVDVSGLLRREMTPSEAGDKLLDSMFRTTNGRLTSAEALGHREFVLTRLYESA is encoded by the coding sequence ATGTCTCAAGATTTAAGTACAGCAACCTTTTCGGGATATCGGCGCGAAAATGGCCGTGTCGGTGTTCGTAATCACGTCATTGTCCTGCCGGTCGACGACCTTTCAAATGCTGCCTGTGAAGCAGTCGCAAACAATATTACGGGTGCCATGGCCTTACCCCACCCTTACGGCAGATTACAGTTTGGCGAGGACCTTGAACTCCATTTCCGCACCCTGATCGGCACCGGCGCCAATCCCAATGTCGCCGCGGTCGTGGTTATCGGGATCGAAAACGGCTGGACGCAAAAAGTTGTCGAGGGCATCGCGGCGACTGGAAAACCCGTTACCGGATTCGGTATCGAGCAACACGGCGACCATGAAACCATTATGGAAGCTTCCAAGGTTGCCAAGGAGTATGTGCAGTGGGCATCTGAACTGACACGTGAGGAGGCGCCCTTGAGCGAGCTCTGGGTTTCGACAAAATGTGGTGAATCAGATACCACATCTGGATGCGGATCAAATCCGACGGTCGGAAATGCTTTCGATAAGCTGTACCCGCACGGCGCAACCCTGCTGTTTGGCGAGACTTCCGAAATAACCGGTGGCGAACACCTGGTCGCCGAGCGCTGTCGCAACGACGAGGTACGTGAGCGTTTCATGTTCATGTTTAATCGCTACCAGGATCTGATTGAACGTTTTAAAACCTCGGATCTGTCAGATTCACAACCTACCAAGGGCAACATCGAAGGTGGTTTAACGACCATCGAAGAAAAAGCGCTCGGTAATATCCAGAAAATCGGCAAGGAATGTCTGGTCGACGGCGTGCTTGACAAGGCCGAGGCACCCACGGGACCGGGCCTGTGGTTTATGGATTCGTCATCGGCGGCAGCCGAAATGGTGACTCTGTCAGCTGCAGCCGGTTACGTCGTGCACTTCTTCCCCACCGGGCAGGGAAATATTATCGGCAACCCGATTCTTCCGGTGATAAAGATTTGCGCTAACCCGCGCACGGTTCGCACCATGAGTGAGCACGTCGACGTTGACGTTTCGGGTCTGCTGCGCAGGGAAATGACCCCGAGCGAGGCCGGCGACAAGCTGCTGGATTCGATGTTCCGCACCACCAACGGGCGTCTGACATCAGCCGAGGCCCTGGGACACCGGGAATTTGTCCTGACCCGGCTCTACGAGAGCGCGTAA
- a CDS encoding alpha-hydroxy-acid oxidizing protein, whose product MSKKIFSASDARKFARRRLPRVIFDFIDGSAGEERACALNVEMIEALRLLPRVLVNVENRNQGKVLFGQSWDLPFGIAPMGMCNLTWPDADAMLARAAKQFGIPLVLSTMSSSSIETTAERAGEHAWFQLYVGQSEEVAYHLVERAETVGYSNLVLTVDVPGIGARPREKRNGFQSPFRIRPMQFFDFAFHPRWSLTTLKTGVPKLANVNVPNGVQFKRNEARGKLDWDFLQCLRERWPGNLIVKGVLGSEDAVRIRDTGVDAVCVSNHGGRQFDSSPAAIQVLPQIRAAVGPEYPLLFDSGVRNGEGIIKALALGADFVLIGRPFLYAMGANGYTGLEEMIELIRSQIDIGLAQLGCPDINDVDATYILDTSSTGAK is encoded by the coding sequence ATGAGCAAGAAGATATTCAGTGCCTCGGATGCACGTAAATTCGCACGGCGGCGTCTGCCACGGGTAATCTTCGACTTTATTGACGGCAGCGCAGGTGAAGAAAGAGCCTGTGCGCTTAATGTTGAAATGATCGAAGCCTTGCGCCTGCTGCCCCGGGTACTGGTCAACGTGGAAAATCGCAACCAAGGGAAAGTTTTATTTGGGCAGAGCTGGGACCTACCTTTTGGTATCGCGCCGATGGGGATGTGTAACCTGACCTGGCCCGATGCCGATGCGATGCTCGCCAGGGCAGCCAAGCAATTCGGTATTCCGCTGGTGTTATCGACCATGTCTTCGAGCAGTATCGAAACCACCGCGGAGCGCGCCGGCGAACATGCCTGGTTTCAACTGTATGTCGGCCAGTCCGAGGAGGTTGCCTATCACCTGGTTGAACGGGCGGAGACCGTGGGTTATAGCAACCTGGTGCTAACCGTCGATGTCCCCGGAATCGGGGCACGGCCGCGCGAAAAGCGTAATGGCTTTCAATCGCCGTTTCGAATCAGACCGATGCAGTTTTTTGATTTCGCATTCCATCCGCGGTGGTCGCTGACGACGCTGAAGACCGGGGTGCCCAAACTCGCCAATGTCAACGTCCCCAACGGTGTGCAATTCAAGCGTAACGAGGCGCGCGGCAAGCTGGACTGGGATTTTCTTCAATGCTTGCGCGAGCGCTGGCCGGGCAACCTGATTGTCAAGGGCGTGCTCGGCAGCGAAGACGCGGTTCGCATCCGCGATACCGGGGTGGATGCGGTTTGCGTGTCCAATCACGGCGGGCGGCAGTTTGACAGTAGCCCAGCCGCGATCCAGGTGCTGCCGCAGATCAGAGCGGCGGTCGGTCCTGAATACCCGTTGCTGTTTGATAGCGGTGTGCGCAACGGTGAAGGGATTATCAAGGCGCTCGCACTGGGTGCCGATTTCGTACTGATTGGGCGTCCGTTTCTGTATGCTATGGGCGCCAACGGTTACACGGGTCTCGAGGAGATGATCGAACTCATCAGGAGCCAGATCGATATCGGCCTGGCACAGCTGGGTTGCCCCGATATCAATGACGTTGATGCCACTTACATTCTGGACACTTCATCTACGGGGGCTAAATGA
- a CDS encoding TerB family tellurite resistance protein, with product MFESLTHWFDTLKNESKLFDHPEDEILHSALASVLYHVINADQHVDAKEKHEFDRILKQEFDLNDEQVDHLYQAAKGSTADVHGDLHTINFYLKHNPAVRMTFMRKLLQLVDIHGAHKGKLNLFYETLHEVFPEVKEIDREANL from the coding sequence ATGTTTGAATCGCTGACCCACTGGTTTGATACCCTCAAGAACGAGAGCAAGCTGTTCGATCACCCCGAGGACGAAATACTGCACAGCGCACTAGCGTCGGTGTTGTACCATGTGATCAACGCTGATCAGCACGTTGATGCTAAAGAAAAACATGAATTTGATCGCATATTAAAACAGGAATTCGATCTCAATGACGAGCAGGTCGATCATTTGTACCAAGCCGCCAAGGGATCGACCGCAGATGTCCATGGTGATTTGCACACCATTAACTTCTATCTGAAACACAATCCGGCGGTACGCATGACTTTCATGCGTAAACTACTGCAGCTGGTAGATATTCATGGTGCGCACAAGGGAAAGCTGAATTTATTCTACGAAACCCTGCACGAAGTATTTCCCGAGGTTAAAGAGATCGATCGCGAGGCGAATCTCTAA
- a CDS encoding GntR family transcriptional regulator, which produces MLTSEKGYISLYMQIKELLAAKIGNGEWSPGNVIPSEINLAHEFGVSQGTVRKAITELVENNVLIRKQGLGTFVSNHDLHRALFHFFHITDNKGHKVLPDSYVLTCHRKQASRKEISKLQLAEKTSVIRIERVRNFSARPTMIETITLPAEPFGDLVNGGNCELPNTLYELYEKRYGITIHSADEQLRATAASKHDARLLNLEVGTPLLEIERVAITLDKKPVELRISRCSTKNHYYQNSIF; this is translated from the coding sequence ATGCTGACATCTGAAAAAGGTTATATTTCGCTCTACATGCAAATCAAGGAGCTTCTCGCAGCCAAGATTGGCAACGGGGAGTGGTCTCCGGGTAATGTAATTCCCAGCGAGATAAATCTCGCACATGAGTTCGGTGTGAGCCAGGGCACGGTGCGCAAGGCGATCACGGAACTGGTGGAAAATAATGTGTTAATCCGCAAGCAGGGGCTGGGAACCTTTGTTTCCAATCATGATCTGCATCGAGCCCTGTTTCATTTTTTCCACATTACGGACAACAAGGGACACAAGGTCCTGCCGGACAGCTATGTCCTGACCTGTCACCGGAAACAGGCCTCGCGCAAGGAAATCTCGAAACTGCAGCTAGCCGAAAAAACTAGTGTAATAAGAATCGAACGGGTACGGAATTTCTCTGCCAGGCCGACGATGATAGAAACCATTACGTTACCCGCCGAACCATTTGGTGACCTGGTCAACGGGGGCAACTGCGAATTGCCCAATACGCTCTATGAACTCTACGAAAAGCGCTATGGAATCACAATACATAGCGCCGATGAACAGCTGCGAGCAACAGCTGCTTCAAAGCATGACGCAAGATTATTGAATCTGGAAGTTGGTACACCACTGCTCGAAATTGAGCGAGTGGCAATAACTCTTGATAAAAAGCCGGTCGAACTGCGTATCAGCCGGTGCAGCACAAAAAATCACTACTATCAAAATTCGATTTTCTAA
- a CDS encoding DUF58 domain-containing protein, with translation MKPSRLLVQLLLVWLMLGLLAAVATIFEWPRSFEIKLVFWCWFCLVVLLALLDGFSLHKPRLEVTRSLEAHLALGIRQWVGIRVSNQDRHRQEFWLTDFPPSQLHLEGLPVRITLDPGEHAELRYSITPLQRGPAEFGRPCCRVISGWKLWEKNYYCGEAQASKIYPNYKPLFRSSFIGSDQLYLDLGLQLRQRRGEGTDFHQLRDFRVGDSLRQVDWRATARFQKPISREYQEERDQQVVFLLDCGRRMRAKDGEISHFDHALNALLISAFVALRQGDSVGLLSFAGQSRWVAPIKGRFQISRLLDQIYDLDSSLAASDYLEVAQQLMTRQPRRSLIILISSLEPQDRDDLAQAARLLSQHHLVMVASMRQQVLTDTLAGEVVSIDDALRYCGVANHLQQQSSMYAQLRSDNIIVADTPPAYMHSTLINEYMALKRSGIF, from the coding sequence ATGAAGCCATCCCGTTTACTGGTTCAACTGCTACTGGTCTGGTTGATGCTGGGCTTGCTTGCCGCAGTGGCAACGATTTTCGAATGGCCGCGTTCATTCGAGATCAAGCTGGTTTTTTGGTGCTGGTTTTGCCTGGTGGTGCTACTGGCATTGCTCGATGGATTTTCCCTGCACAAACCCCGACTGGAAGTAACACGCAGCCTCGAGGCGCATCTCGCACTCGGTATTCGCCAGTGGGTGGGGATCAGGGTAAGCAACCAGGACCGGCACCGCCAGGAATTCTGGCTGACCGATTTCCCACCTTCGCAGCTGCATCTGGAAGGTTTACCAGTCAGGATAACGCTCGATCCCGGAGAGCATGCGGAGTTGCGCTACTCGATTACGCCGCTACAACGTGGCCCGGCAGAGTTTGGACGGCCCTGCTGCCGCGTTATATCGGGCTGGAAGCTGTGGGAAAAGAACTATTATTGCGGCGAGGCACAGGCCTCGAAAATCTATCCGAACTATAAACCGTTGTTTCGCTCCTCGTTTATCGGTAGCGATCAACTTTACCTCGATCTCGGTTTACAGTTGCGCCAGCGCCGGGGCGAGGGTACGGATTTCCACCAGTTGCGTGATTTTCGCGTCGGTGATTCACTGCGCCAGGTTGACTGGCGGGCAACCGCACGCTTTCAGAAACCGATATCACGTGAATATCAGGAAGAACGCGATCAGCAGGTTGTGTTCCTGCTTGATTGTGGGCGGCGTATGCGAGCCAAGGATGGCGAAATCAGTCATTTCGACCATGCGCTCAACGCGCTGTTGATATCTGCATTCGTTGCACTACGCCAGGGGGACAGCGTGGGCCTGCTCAGTTTCGCTGGTCAATCGCGATGGGTTGCACCGATCAAGGGACGCTTTCAAATAAGCCGGCTACTGGATCAGATTTATGATCTTGACAGCTCGCTTGCCGCCAGCGACTACCTCGAAGTTGCGCAGCAGTTAATGACGCGTCAACCGCGCCGTTCACTAATTATTCTGATTTCATCGCTGGAACCACAGGATCGCGATGATCTGGCACAGGCCGCGAGGCTTTTGTCACAACACCACCTGGTCATGGTGGCCTCGATGCGTCAGCAGGTACTGACCGACACGCTGGCTGGCGAGGTGGTTTCGATTGACGATGCATTAAGGTATTGTGGTGTCGCCAACCATCTACAACAGCAATCGTCAATGTACGCACAGTTGCGCAGCGATAATATAATTGTCGCCGATACGCCTCCGGCCTACATGCATTCGACCCTGATCAACGAATACATGGCCCTGAAACGCAGTGGAATTTTCTAG
- a CDS encoding UxaA family hydrolase, with translation MIDFVVHDEGDSVGVVVVEGVKAGEEITGWVMDQDVDIKFKAASDIPIGHKLAIKPMQDGDTVIKYGTDIGKVIADIGIGEHAHVHNIKTKRW, from the coding sequence ATGATCGATTTTGTAGTGCATGACGAAGGAGATAGCGTCGGCGTTGTCGTCGTCGAGGGTGTAAAGGCCGGCGAAGAAATCACCGGCTGGGTAATGGATCAGGACGTAGATATCAAGTTCAAGGCGGCCAGCGATATACCGATCGGGCACAAACTTGCGATCAAGCCGATGCAGGACGGCGATACCGTAATCAAGTATGGCACGGATATCGGCAAGGTCATCGCCGATATCGGTATCGGTGAGCATGCCCATGTTCACAACATCAAGACCAAGCGTTGGTAA
- a CDS encoding MBL fold metallo-hydrolase — MSISKLKTVFTVALATAVALLSGQVHADGVLELQPVSDNVYAIVGELGNRSPDNLGNNATFGLVVTDDGVVLIDSGGTHAGANRIYALIQSVTDKPVVRVINTGGQDHRWLGNGYFKAQGAQIIASEAAVEDQKTRTQDQLIVLGNLVGEDAVKQTEPVYADTTFAERFEFELGGTVFELHHAGQAHTPGDSYVWLPQHQVMFSGDIVYVERMLGVGSQSNSKSWLEAFETMAAHKPGHLVPGHGHATDLSQATRDTYNYLLYLRESVADFMESGGDMSAIGKVDQAKFSYLLNFEQIAGRNAQQVYSEMEWE, encoded by the coding sequence ATGAGCATAAGTAAACTAAAGACGGTGTTCACCGTTGCGCTGGCAACGGCAGTGGCTTTACTTTCTGGCCAGGTCCACGCGGATGGCGTACTGGAGCTGCAGCCGGTATCCGATAATGTGTATGCGATCGTCGGTGAGCTTGGTAATCGCAGCCCGGATAACCTGGGCAACAATGCGACCTTCGGATTAGTCGTCACCGATGACGGTGTTGTACTGATTGATTCGGGCGGCACCCATGCGGGCGCTAACCGGATTTATGCACTGATTCAAAGCGTTACCGACAAACCCGTGGTCAGGGTGATCAATACCGGCGGGCAGGATCATCGCTGGCTGGGTAACGGATATTTCAAAGCGCAAGGTGCCCAGATTATTGCCAGCGAAGCGGCGGTCGAGGATCAGAAAACCCGCACTCAGGACCAGCTCATCGTGTTGGGCAACCTCGTTGGAGAAGACGCCGTCAAGCAAACAGAGCCGGTTTACGCTGATACGACCTTCGCTGAAAGATTCGAGTTTGAACTCGGGGGTACGGTTTTCGAGCTGCATCACGCGGGTCAGGCCCACACACCCGGCGACAGTTATGTCTGGCTGCCTCAACATCAGGTTATGTTCAGTGGTGATATCGTTTACGTCGAACGAATGCTGGGTGTCGGGTCACAATCCAATAGCAAGAGCTGGCTGGAGGCTTTCGAAACCATGGCAGCCCATAAACCGGGGCACCTTGTTCCTGGTCATGGCCATGCTACCGATTTATCCCAGGCCACGCGGGATACCTATAATTACCTGCTTTACTTGCGCGAGTCGGTTGCTGATTTCATGGAAAGTGGAGGTGACATGTCGGCAATAGGAAAAGTAGACCAGGCAAAGTTCAGTTACCTCCTCAATTTTGAGCAGATCGCCGGAAGAAACGCGCAGCAAGTCTACAGCGAAATGGAATGGGAGTAA